In one candidate division WOR-3 bacterium genomic region, the following are encoded:
- a CDS encoding DOMON domain-containing protein, with the protein MKTKIAFIILFSLSLLYGQKEKGTLQIPYDSLMDDRVSVDGYIDIEEQEYPASFRDPATGITVYWGYDDSLIYVGLEAKGKGWLAIGFGSPVMDGANMFIGYYTDDSAEVINHIGKGRTHSAAKGNVSLFDDWEIDYDEETNTTAMEFTYPLNWTGLKGAAINGLLPGETYDLILARNPKSPSLGAKHSQRSHYTFQMGAKPEKVVPAPDTTKKEGK; encoded by the coding sequence CACTATCCTTGCTATACGGGCAAAAAGAAAAGGGAACCTTGCAAATCCCCTACGACTCGCTGATGGATGACCGGGTAAGTGTTGACGGTTACATTGACATAGAGGAACAGGAATACCCCGCAAGTTTTCGGGACCCCGCAACTGGTATTACCGTTTACTGGGGTTATGACGACAGCCTGATTTATGTTGGTCTTGAGGCAAAGGGCAAGGGCTGGTTGGCGATTGGGTTTGGGTCCCCGGTGATGGATGGTGCCAATATGTTTATCGGCTATTACACCGACGACTCGGCTGAGGTAATAAACCATATTGGCAAGGGCAGAACCCACAGCGCAGCAAAGGGAAATGTCAGCCTCTTTGACGACTGGGAGATTGATTACGACGAGGAGACCAACACCACCGCGATGGAGTTTACCTATCCATTGAACTGGACCGGCTTGAAGGGCGCTGCGATTAACGGTCTTCTTCCCGGTGAAACCTATGACCTTATCCTGGCGCGCAACCCAAAAAGCCCTTCCCTTGGCGCCAAGCACAGCCAGAGGTCACATTACACATTCCAAATGGGAGCAAAACCGGAAAAGGTAGTGCCAGCACCAGACACAACCAAAAAAGAGGGGAAATAA